The following proteins come from a genomic window of Citrobacter europaeus:
- a CDS encoding type VI secretion protein VasK, with protein MDSNIFINFHTTLKDNYGRLWRAKTRILLVMGDASQVEQLVSKLTTQRWVEGDGVVLIWGGTLTETPDASLFDAIRKLHRRPLDGIVWVTPTFQHQDTLVQSAPVVSLTAEQIDNAARHLQAVFTTLRWRVPLYLWSLYGAQFVRDDVTLHSATCLFPAGCTTALCRSQLTSLAMQMAEQGTQQVTRNIRDNFLLKMANLLMPGAEAISESLSTFFSPHRPLPLAAVIMSQYAEDTSSLIAHAWMRDERWRALLDSLPALPAELKAQRTGRSGMRVLAVCTAGLMLLWGAGMVVSFLANRNLIGESLDQASLAGGADKPLAERLTALSALQQTPGMLRWRQQNGTPWYYRFGLSQNDALLDALWPRYTRIAIPLLRDEAAQHLTQELTALTRLAPDSPQFAAQAKIAYNQLKMYLMLSRPEQMEASFFSQALMQDWPERAGISRASWQGVGPGLWQFWGENLQAHPEWKIAADKNLISQVRTLLIRQMGIRNGEAALYQKIIEQVTPHYTDLRLEDMTGDTRAEHVFYTRSSVAGVYTRKAWEEEVLPAIEKIVNNRREEMDQVLGDDTHSASDPLSPQALKVRLSERYFTDFADNWLDFLNSIRWKRTQTLSDAIDQLTLIADIRQSPLVALMNTLAVQGRTGLTGEALSDSLVKSAKDLFNTKENQIIDQHAREEGPMASTFSPIHEQSAGQDISHLSLQTYLTRVTQVRLKLQQITNAADPQGMSQALAQTVFQGKTIDLTTTRDYGNLVAASLGQAWSGFGQTMFVQPLEQSWQQVLQPTAAGLNAQWKALIVNDWNTAFGGRYPFRDVGSEASLPLLAQYLRSDNGRIPHFLESHLSGVLHKQGSHWVADTVNAQGLEFNPAFLEAMDQLSQIADVAFIRGEAGMRFELRPGTARDVMQTDLVLDGQKLTYVNQMPAWKNVVWPADTQASGATLSWVSTNSGTRIYSDNPGTWGWIRLLEKAEITDNAGVSSGFNLRWTAQDGLPLNYTLRTEAGEGPLALLKLRDFELPEAIFVVSGKISSEEEE; from the coding sequence TTGGATAGTAATATATTCATTAACTTCCATACTACACTTAAAGATAATTATGGCCGCCTCTGGCGCGCCAAAACGCGTATCCTGCTGGTGATGGGAGATGCCTCTCAGGTTGAGCAACTGGTGTCAAAACTCACCACTCAGCGCTGGGTTGAAGGGGATGGCGTGGTGTTAATCTGGGGAGGTACGCTCACTGAAACGCCAGATGCCTCGTTGTTTGATGCGATACGCAAGCTGCATCGGCGTCCGCTGGATGGGATTGTATGGGTAACCCCCACTTTTCAGCACCAGGATACACTGGTTCAATCGGCACCTGTTGTCTCTTTAACCGCAGAACAAATAGATAATGCCGCCCGCCATCTTCAGGCTGTTTTTACCACGCTCCGCTGGCGAGTACCGTTATACCTTTGGTCGCTGTATGGCGCTCAATTCGTCCGGGATGACGTAACCTTGCACTCTGCGACATGTTTGTTCCCTGCAGGATGCACCACGGCTTTATGTCGTTCGCAGTTGACCTCGCTGGCAATGCAGATGGCGGAGCAGGGTACGCAGCAGGTTACGCGCAATATCCGCGATAATTTCTTACTGAAAATGGCTAATTTGCTGATGCCTGGCGCAGAAGCCATCAGCGAATCGTTGTCCACTTTTTTCAGCCCGCATCGGCCTCTGCCGCTGGCGGCGGTAATCATGAGCCAGTATGCGGAAGATACTTCATCGCTCATCGCGCATGCCTGGATGCGTGATGAGCGCTGGCGTGCGCTGCTTGATTCACTCCCTGCGTTACCTGCTGAACTAAAGGCACAGCGTACAGGCCGTTCAGGGATGCGCGTGTTGGCCGTCTGTACAGCCGGTTTGATGCTGCTATGGGGGGCGGGAATGGTGGTATCTTTTCTGGCTAATCGCAATCTGATTGGCGAAAGTCTGGACCAGGCGAGCCTGGCAGGCGGTGCGGATAAACCGCTCGCCGAGCGTCTTACGGCGCTGTCTGCTCTGCAGCAAACGCCAGGCATGCTTCGCTGGCGTCAGCAGAATGGGACGCCGTGGTACTACCGTTTCGGCTTAAGCCAAAATGATGCTCTGCTGGATGCACTATGGCCGCGCTATACGCGTATCGCTATTCCGCTCCTGCGTGATGAAGCCGCCCAACATCTTACCCAGGAATTAACGGCTTTAACCCGACTGGCTCCAGACAGCCCGCAGTTTGCCGCCCAGGCAAAGATCGCCTACAACCAGTTGAAAATGTATCTGATGCTTTCGCGGCCTGAGCAGATGGAGGCGTCATTTTTTAGTCAGGCGCTGATGCAAGACTGGCCGGAGCGAGCGGGTATTTCGCGCGCATCATGGCAGGGCGTTGGCCCTGGGCTCTGGCAATTCTGGGGAGAGAACCTTCAGGCGCATCCTGAATGGAAGATAGCAGCCGATAAAAATCTTATTAGCCAGGTGCGAACGCTGTTAATTCGTCAGATGGGGATCCGCAATGGCGAAGCTGCCCTGTATCAGAAAATCATTGAACAGGTAACGCCGCATTACACAGATCTTCGTCTGGAAGACATGACCGGCGATACCCGGGCAGAGCACGTATTTTATACCCGCAGTTCGGTTGCTGGCGTGTATACCCGCAAAGCCTGGGAAGAGGAGGTTTTGCCCGCCATTGAGAAAATCGTCAACAACCGTCGGGAAGAAATGGATCAGGTGCTGGGAGATGATACGCATTCTGCAAGTGACCCTCTCTCTCCACAGGCCTTAAAGGTGCGTCTTAGCGAGCGTTACTTCACAGATTTTGCCGACAACTGGCTGGATTTTCTCAACAGTATTCGCTGGAAGCGCACCCAGACGCTAAGTGATGCTATCGATCAACTCACGTTGATTGCAGATATCCGTCAGTCTCCTCTGGTTGCGTTAATGAATACGCTCGCCGTTCAGGGACGCACAGGGTTAACCGGAGAAGCGCTGTCGGATTCGCTGGTGAAGTCGGCAAAGGATCTATTTAACACCAAAGAAAATCAAATCATTGACCAACATGCGCGGGAAGAAGGCCCTATGGCGAGTACCTTCTCGCCAATCCATGAACAATCGGCTGGGCAGGATATCAGTCATCTGAGTCTGCAAACCTACCTGACCCGGGTAACGCAGGTCAGGCTGAAACTCCAGCAGATTACTAACGCTGCCGATCCGCAAGGCATGAGCCAGGCCCTGGCGCAAACGGTGTTTCAGGGTAAAACCATCGATCTCACCACCACGCGTGACTATGGCAATCTGGTGGCTGCCAGTCTGGGGCAAGCATGGAGTGGATTTGGTCAAACTATGTTTGTTCAGCCACTGGAGCAGTCATGGCAGCAGGTGTTGCAACCCACCGCGGCGGGCCTGAATGCGCAATGGAAGGCGCTGATTGTGAATGACTGGAACACCGCGTTCGGCGGACGTTATCCGTTTCGCGATGTTGGCAGCGAGGCTTCTCTGCCGCTGCTGGCGCAATATCTGCGAAGCGATAACGGGCGAATCCCGCATTTTCTCGAAAGTCATTTAAGCGGTGTGCTGCATAAACAGGGAAGTCACTGGGTTGCCGACACGGTGAATGCTCAGGGGCTGGAGTTTAATCCGGCGTTTCTCGAGGCGATGGACCAACTCAGTCAAATTGCGGATGTCGCATTTATTCGTGGAGAAGCCGGGATGCGTTTTGAACTGCGTCCCGGAACGGCGCGGGACGTGATGCAGACTGACCTCGTGCTGGATGGGCAGAAACTCACTTACGTTAATCAGATGCCAGCGTGGAAAAACGTTGTCTGGCCTGCTGATACGCAAGCGTCAGGGGCAACCCTAAGCTGGGTGAGCACCAATTCGGGAACCCGAATCTACTCAGATAACCCCGGTACCTGGGGGTGGATCCGACTGCTTGAGAAAGCGGAGATAACCGATAACGCTGGCGTGAGTAGCGGTTTTAACCTGCGCTGGACTGCGCAGGATGGATTGCCGCTGAACTACACCCTGCGAACTGAAGCCGGTGAAGGTCCGCTCGCATTACTCAAACTCCGCGACTTTGAACTACCAGAAGCAATTTTTGTTGTTAGCGGCAAGATTTCCTCAGAGGAAGAAGAATGA
- a CDS encoding PAAR domain-containing protein — MFLGLVRLNDPLSSGGKVISVSSTIIVDGLGVALLDDTVICPIPFHGVNKIIQGSTEWISDGKPVAVHKCMCQCGCYVISTLPCSGIW; from the coding sequence ATGTTTCTAGGCTTAGTCAGACTCAATGATCCATTAAGTAGTGGTGGTAAAGTAATTTCAGTTTCGTCAACGATAATTGTCGATGGTTTAGGTGTCGCATTGCTTGATGATACTGTTATATGTCCAATTCCATTTCATGGAGTAAATAAAATAATCCAGGGGTCTACAGAGTGGATCTCAGATGGAAAACCAGTAGCTGTGCATAAATGCATGTGTCAATGCGGTTGTTATGTCATCTCAACTCTTCCCTGTAGCGGGATTTGGTAA
- the tssA gene encoding type VI secretion system protein TssA, whose amino-acid sequence MSALKRLLAASTASPDEQQQLMEQAQTQTALWQNWLLPISAANPGGEDPGYDDDFQHMREEVNKLSGAQTDLIIELAEKILTHTCKDVRVVTYYTWARLHQDGESGLADGLILLAGLMQQYGDSLHPLRANSYKAALEWLAGGRMLDSLARFPEVSRPDAQRIAGALMLLEQQFSQREESIRPGLGALYSALENRLAQSGGAQALVPQNISAQPSRHSAETPVLKGIASGRELLEQARVLAKYLSDQPDGWLAAHHLMKSVRLDTVSQLPPPDGAGRTRLVPPKSDYRAQLKRLYLQQSWTELIELTDSLFVEGVNHFWLDVQWYLHQALMRAGSPWDKNAAIIISDLKMLLHRMPGLETLAFNDGTPFADDVTREWIARDVQQQSDWQTEKVAAASAGADDDILLLESEALVLADSEGVEAALAWVQARPGIVSGRQRWLRQLLMARLTEQCGCNDLALHLLGELNTTAHSLTLKQWEPELLFEVKARRLKLLRLKANRSESDKARLAPEMDSLLSGLVAIDPARAAVLCG is encoded by the coding sequence ATGAGCGCTCTGAAACGTCTATTGGCTGCCAGCACGGCTTCGCCAGATGAACAACAGCAACTAATGGAACAGGCGCAAACGCAGACTGCGCTATGGCAAAACTGGCTATTGCCCATTTCAGCAGCCAACCCCGGTGGTGAAGATCCAGGCTATGACGATGATTTTCAGCATATGCGAGAGGAGGTGAATAAACTTTCTGGCGCACAAACGGATCTCATCATTGAGCTTGCGGAAAAAATCCTGACCCACACCTGTAAGGATGTCCGTGTTGTCACGTACTACACATGGGCGCGTTTGCATCAGGATGGTGAGTCCGGCCTGGCGGATGGTCTGATTTTGCTGGCTGGCCTGATGCAGCAATATGGCGATTCTCTCCATCCTTTAAGAGCCAACAGCTATAAGGCCGCCCTTGAATGGCTGGCAGGCGGGAGGATGCTGGATAGTCTGGCGCGTTTTCCCGAAGTTTCACGACCTGACGCGCAACGGATCGCCGGTGCGCTGATGCTGCTTGAGCAGCAGTTTAGCCAGCGAGAGGAGAGTATTCGTCCTGGGCTTGGGGCGCTCTATAGCGCGCTGGAGAACCGTCTGGCCCAATCTGGCGGGGCTCAGGCATTGGTACCGCAAAATATCAGTGCTCAACCCAGTCGGCACAGCGCAGAAACCCCCGTCCTCAAAGGTATTGCCTCTGGTCGTGAGCTGCTGGAACAGGCACGGGTGTTGGCAAAATACTTAAGCGATCAGCCGGATGGCTGGCTGGCGGCGCATCATTTGATGAAAAGCGTGCGGCTCGATACGGTCAGCCAGCTTCCTCCGCCAGATGGCGCCGGACGTACGCGCCTGGTGCCGCCCAAGAGTGATTATCGCGCGCAGCTCAAACGTCTGTATTTGCAGCAAAGTTGGACTGAACTGATTGAGTTAACGGACAGCTTATTTGTTGAGGGAGTGAATCATTTCTGGCTGGACGTGCAGTGGTACCTTCATCAGGCATTAATGAGGGCGGGATCGCCTTGGGATAAAAATGCCGCGATTATCATCAGCGATCTGAAAATGCTGCTACATCGGATGCCGGGTCTGGAAACGCTGGCTTTTAACGATGGAACCCCCTTTGCTGACGATGTCACCCGTGAGTGGATAGCCCGTGATGTGCAACAGCAAAGTGACTGGCAGACTGAAAAAGTCGCCGCGGCTAGTGCAGGAGCGGACGACGATATTCTGCTACTTGAAAGTGAGGCCCTGGTGCTGGCGGATAGCGAAGGCGTTGAAGCCGCGCTCGCCTGGGTTCAGGCACGTCCTGGCATTGTTTCAGGTCGACAGCGTTGGTTACGCCAACTGTTGATGGCCCGTCTGACGGAACAATGTGGGTGCAACGATCTCGCGCTGCATTTGCTTGGGGAATTGAATACCACAGCACACTCCCTCACTCTCAAACAATGGGAGCCTGAGCTACTGTTTGAAGTTAAAGCGCGACGGCTGAAACTTCTGCGTTTAAAAGCCAACCGCAGTGAAAGCGACAAAGCGCGTCTGGCGCCAGAGATGGACTCACTTTTGTCCGGCTTGGTCGCCATTGATCCTGCCAGAGCCGCCGTTTTGTGCGGCTAA